The following is a genomic window from Panthera uncia isolate 11264 chromosome B4, Puncia_PCG_1.0, whole genome shotgun sequence.
TTCAACAAAAGGACAATCCAATTTGAAAGagtcctgactcttggtttcagctcaggtcatgatctcagggtcatgagacaTCAGccccagcatgaagcctgcttaagattctcctccctctccctgtcccttacCGGCTTGCCAgggtgaaaacaaaaatgagcaaaggacttgaaaagatCCTTCTGCAAAGAtcatatgcaaatggccaacaagcatatgaaaacatgttcaacagcATTAAATGActgaagaaatgcaaatcaaaaccacaatgcgacACCACTTCACACCCAGTAGGATGAGGCAATtctaaaaagagaaggaaaaaggggaaaatggcTGCCTGATACAGAAAACAGTAAACAGAATTATCAACCAACCCAGCCAATTCCATCCATAAGTacaaatccaaaagaaatgaaaacatgtattcAAACAAAGATGTGTACACgaacgttcacagcagcactattcacaacagccagaaGGTGAAAGAAAGCAACCCAAAATGCCCATCAACcaacgaatggataaacaatgtGTGGTATGTACATAAAATGGTGTATtcttcagccttgaaaaggaagtactgatacatgctacaacatggatggaccttaaaaacattaagctcagtgaaagaagtcagacacaaaaggtcatatGTTACAGGATTtcaattatatgaaatatccagaagaggtaatccatagatacagaaaacacatcagtggttgccagagactcgtgaagggaggaagagggagactgTTTTATGTGTATAAGGTTTCCTTTTACGGTGATGAAAACGTTTTGGAAAAAGAGGTGATGTTGGACAACATCACCAACGTACTAAATGATACTGAATTCCACACTTTAAggtagttaattttatgttatgtgaattgtaccttaaagacaaaaaaagagcaaatgggCAGAGGCAGTACATACGAGGAAAAAGAGACAGCAAGTGTTAAGAATTCTTGTTTCAAGGAGAGCTGAAATAAAACAGCAGATTGAGAGAAATGGGACATCGAGGGaaggatttttctttgtttcctagaACATATTTATGCTGTTGGAATGACCCGGTGAAGAAGACAGACTGATAAGCAGGATGCAGGCATATAGCCCTTGAGAACGGAGAGGATTCAGAACACAAGCGGAGATACGGGCCTTTGAGAGAGTAATATTAGCAAGAGGGAAAACTTCTAGGACTGGAAGGCTGAGGATCACTGCTCTCTTCCTTGACCACTGGACACCACATAAATTCACTTCTATTTTAAGAGCCTGAGTATTACGAGTGCTTATTTCAGTTTGCTGCCAAACTGTTATATGAGGATGTGAAAACCAAGGAGTCCTTTCCTGTGCTGAAGCTAGTAATATACACAGCCTCTAACTTTAGACTGTGATTAAAACAGGTACCTAGAATCTGTCAAAATCAAATACAGGAAACTCTGAtttgttttaggaaaataatataaCGGCATATAACGATTCTTTGAACGGGAATAGATCTTACAAAGGATAAAATGGAAAACGATCTGCTATCTTGCCTAGTCCCTGACTGAATGATATACTCTTCCAACAAGGATGCGTCTACGTTGTTCGTCAGCTCCTGTTATACTGTATTTCTGACACACTTAGGCTATTGTATAAGCCTAAATACCCTGAATAATCCAAAACATGCCTATTCACATGAAGCGCCTTTAAAATAGTTTAGCATAGAATCTCTAGCAGCACTATAAGCCTTCAAAGAATCAAATGGGCATGGCAGGAGGTTTGTAGGGAAGCATGTGCAGGAAAGAGTGGAGGACagtcaaaaagggaaaaagagtcaCAAGAGGAAACTGatagaattattattaatttttttgtttatttattttgagagagagagcggaggaggggcagagagagagaaacagagagacacagagagacagagagagagacaatcccaagcaggctctgccatgtcagtgcagagcccgatgcagggctcgaactcacaaaccgtaagatcatgacctgagccgaagtcagacgcttaacctagtgagccacccatgcgtccctattattatttttttaacaaagcacTTAAACTCACCTTTTTCATCTTGTACCACACATTCAGTTTTCTCTGGACAATGTTTAGGCACCACCACAGTTGCTATCTCTTGAACATCTTTCATTAAAACATCACTATCTATTTTAAGAATACTTTTAAGTCTGCTGAGTTCCTTTGgggcattcttttttctcttttcggCACGCATCTTCCTTTTCCACTTACTCCGTAAGCTTTTAGCCATATTTTACCTGGAAAGCTGAcagaaatacatacacaaaagcaaaaatttatacttttaaaaaaagaagggcaaatcCTTGGAAAACCAGGTCAAAAGGTATCTCTACAAAACATGAACAAACGAAAGGTAACACACTTCACTCTGTTCATGATTTATGATGGCATAATGCACAAATTATGGGAGAATCAACATTGCATATACAGCCACTAAATAACAAGAGCACCAAATCAAACTCCCTGTGGTCACTGGCAAACTGTAAGTCAAGCCAATTCTGAAAGCTCCTGGAGTTTCCATACAAGATGCAGAAACTGAATTTCCCCCAAAATGCAAAGAGCATCATCACCTTACATTTATGCAACAACTTacaaattacaaaatgtttttataggTATCTTTTAACTTGACTGCCTCTGAGCTTATAGGACACCTTACCCCAGTCTTCCTCATTATGCTCCCCTCAATTCAAtctacctaattttttttaactgtttgtttatttttgagagagagtaagcatgtgcatgggaggggcagagagagggagacagaggatccctaataggctctgtgctgacagcagagagcctgatgcggggctcaaacccacaaaccgtgacttCGTGACaggagccaaaggtggatgcttaaccgactgagccacccaagtgcccttcaaTTTAGCTATTTTAAACTTGTCCATATCCACTCTTGCTGTTCATCTGTTAGCCCCAGCCCTAAATCCTCCAAAAGGCAGTTAGTGTGAGCTTTTAAAAACTTAGAGCTTTCCATAGTCTTTCATGGAATTCTTTAATGATATCCCACCTCATATTCAAGATCTACAAGACTATTTGTGACTTTCAACTCTATTTCAtctcaggctccaagctccaccCCATCCCCAAGTACCAATTACATCGGAGAAAAAGCTCAATCAGTGACAACCCAGGCACAGTATGGGGAGGTGAGAgggaatgggaaggaaggaattcTAGGTATTATAAAGGGTTTGGAGGAAGGCTTTTGAGAGTGATTTATAACACAATCTTGATTGCATTGATGGAtgtttgtatacatatatcaaaacttacactgggatgcctgggtggctcagtcagttgaacatcgactcttgatttcggttcaggtaatgacctcatggttggtgagttccagtcccCCTCAACCTCcatgggctctgggctaacagtgaaagcttgcttgggattctgtctccctctctctctgtcctccccctgctctctctctttccctctctcaaataaatagccattaaaaaaaaaaacttatattaCACACTATGAACATGTGCAATTTAACAGATTATACATCAATCAAGCAGTTAAATAAAACGTTAAgacatgattttgaaaaaaaaaaaaagaaaaagaaaaaaaaatttttcaaagtccAAACTATCTCCACTTTAGCACCTTTACAATTTGCTGCTTCCATGCCTGGGAATGACCTTCCCAAAGCTCGCTCCTTCATTTAAGTACCACAGAAAGGGTTTCTCTGAcgacctctcccccccccccccaaccccccctcgTAAGCTTACCTCCTACTCTCCATCACaccatccttttctttccttttaaatacgTATTACATTCtgaaatttagtttattttctgtcaTCCCGGGGGACTTCGGGGACCCCGAAGGCAGGCGCTAACTAAATGGGTCTCGTTCACCGCACGGCgcatttgttgaatggataacTAACAGTTTAACAGTTTGGGGACCACAACCAGCAACCACCAACTCACGGTCCCCCTGCCTACAACAATCCAAGCCTGCGAGGGGCAAGAACAGAGGAGTTGCGGTAAACAACTTTGAAAGCCCAGGTTAACCCGAGCGAGACTACCGACAAAGGAGGGCTCCACCTCGCAGAGCACGGGGAAGCCCGAGGGCCACCACCAACACCACAGGAGACTCTCGTTCCTGACGGAGGGCTGCGTCTCGGGCCGGGCTCAACCTTGCCCAGAGAGGGACCGGGCTTGAGATGAGACTCTCTACGGGCGGCAGGTTAGACTCCCAAGTCCCAGGCCCCACTGGACCCGGAAAGCAGAGGACTCACCACGCAAGTCAGAAACCCGCAGATGGCACGCAGACCACGCTGACCGGAAGCCTCCACACTTCCGCCTTCCTGCCGGCGCTTTCCCCGCACTCCCAGGAGCCCCGGACGGGCGCGCTGCACGCCGGGAGCCACGATGCCCCCGGAAGGCCTCGAGGGGCGGGGCCTTCTGGAGTCTGGCGCTGACGCACTTCCTCCCTCTGATGGGAGTGCGGTTTTAGGAGCTTGGCTCCTCCCCTGTGGGTTCCCAAGAGGGATTTGGACATTGCGGAAAATCCGGATGGCTGTTGGGGCGCCAGCTAGACCAGTTTCCCGATCGTGACCGGGTTATCTCCGACACGCTAACACAGTGATCCTGGCCCGGTGACCCTGCCTGCCCAGTAGTGAGCCCAGAGTCTCCCTTTACATCTCAGGTCCCACATCACCATTCACACGATACTCTTGGATTTCCTTAGACTGATTCGTTCAGACACGTGTTCTTCTAGAAGGGAAACAACTCTTTATTTGCAGCCCTTAACGTTTTCCCATCACGGGTGATGATCTCACGTTtgtacacatttgtcaaaacttaccTATTGTACACGTTAAATGTGCGATTTATTGTATGTCcgttatacctcaatttttttttaaccaaaaaccCTTTCCCATCCCAAAGACAAATTCAAAAGGTAAAATGATCAAACTGATTCAGTTCAACCAATTTTTACTTGGCTAACAATAATTTAATGTAAACCAGACATAAGTCTTAGGTGATGGTCACAAACaccagttttattattattattattattattattattattttacatatgctACTAATAGCATAGGCTTTGGAACCAGACATGTCTTGTGTTGCATTTTTGGTTCCAACACTTCCTTGTGAGTAATAAAAGTAAGTATCTCAGAGCCCGGAATGCCTTATCCATAGACTCCAGCTAATACATACAACCCAGTTGATCCTCGGTAGGTGATATAGAGCTCAACAAATGgtagcttttataatttttacataatctcAAACATGCACAGTACcgtttcttgtttatttattctgagagcgagcgagtgagaggggcagagagggaggagaatcccaagcagggtctgggctttcagcacagagccagaagcagggctcaatctcacaaactgaaatcatgacctgagccgaaatcaagaattggttgctcaaccaaccgagccacccaggggtcccacaGTACTGTTTCTAA
Proteins encoded in this region:
- the LLPH gene encoding protein LLP homolog, whose protein sequence is MAKSLRSKWKRKMRAEKRKKNAPKELSRLKSILKIDSDVLMKDVQEIATVVVPKHCPEKTECVVQDEKDDMKMETDIKRNKKSLLDQHGQYPIWMNQRQRKRLKAKREKGKGKSKAKAVKAAKGLAW